One window of Sinorhizobium fredii NGR234 genomic DNA carries:
- a CDS encoding OmpA family protein, whose amino-acid sequence MADMTISFLFILMILLAFFASQFNVSDTVPRPLYDSLKDEKDRIQRDIDAIAEIVEANGRPVVTATREMKDELERLRKLLNTPEKANKMEVYNSAVADARKNLLTSLKSEINSRIPGVNVAVSANYDALQFAGDGLFDSGKEVPTTVGAVRMRQIAEVLDQNLGCYSLGSRRAFTENCNPAFALIDSLQVEGHTDSVGSEVLNMDLSAKRAASIYALMIEQKPDLVLYQNRDEQPVLSVAGFGKGRPIQQNETESGRDANRRIDLRFIMVVPSKETDIADIRRALSGEP is encoded by the coding sequence ATGGCCGACATGACGATCAGCTTTCTGTTCATTCTGATGATCCTGCTGGCTTTCTTCGCGAGCCAGTTCAACGTCTCCGATACCGTGCCTCGTCCCCTGTACGACAGCCTGAAAGACGAGAAAGACCGCATCCAACGTGACATTGATGCGATCGCTGAGATTGTCGAGGCCAACGGTCGTCCGGTGGTGACGGCGACCCGGGAGATGAAGGACGAGCTCGAACGTCTGCGCAAGCTTCTCAACACTCCCGAGAAGGCAAACAAAATGGAGGTCTATAACTCGGCAGTCGCCGACGCCCGAAAGAATCTGCTCACAAGCCTGAAAAGCGAGATCAACAGCCGCATACCCGGCGTGAATGTCGCAGTCAGTGCGAATTACGACGCGCTTCAATTCGCGGGAGATGGACTGTTCGACTCCGGCAAAGAAGTGCCGACTACCGTCGGGGCGGTTCGCATGCGGCAGATTGCGGAAGTCCTGGACCAAAACCTTGGCTGCTATTCACTGGGTTCGAGGAGAGCCTTCACTGAAAACTGCAATCCGGCTTTTGCACTGATTGACTCGTTGCAAGTCGAGGGACATACGGACAGCGTCGGTAGCGAGGTCCTGAACATGGACCTCAGTGCCAAGCGAGCTGCGTCTATCTACGCACTTATGATTGAGCAAAAGCCGGATCTCGTGCTTTATCAGAACCGGGACGAGCAGCCGGTCTTGTCGGTCGCCGGCTTTGGGAAGGGACGGCCCATACAGCAGAACGAGACAGAGAGCGGCAGAGACGCTAACCGCCGTATCGACCTTCGCTTCATCATGGTGGTCCCGTCCAAGGAGACAGATATCGCTGACATACGGCGGGCGCTCTCGGGGGAGCCTTGA
- a CDS encoding EH signature domain-containing protein, producing MSLLETLRAMPHRKKFEGKSIEGLSQAVQAVFQAFPEFSRVSPATLEQMKAKIAAAVRDWEWGSVTVGEVGMLASAAFGRAEELDTQTLSFVRREVQATTNPVLLDAAAEGYFAGWSRGGQLTRWLASIMQERSSHLSKRWQSVFVSIPQALDANHAPEHLAERMVMEPDPYRWLAGAGVASPHSGNLMQELHQAWLRTLPEIKTDAQVAHVFRWILPEGRARASDKMAASAIEKLLSPWLHKMPEQEYRKALLDRITDAYGDPRNKRPEFWSLVSAPCRGVLVRWLAGASMDALLSVITKSTANHMWPPRHDFWKGLFNRGLVDEAWVALSPAAAAIAQDMFAKSVNAASMAAGRQTSKARKDTCLLVMRIGRYIVVEGSHDYRVHMFSDADSRAPKLYQASYDAEALILGAGHPDTRIHDQPGHWKRWVEERVVR from the coding sequence GTGTCACTCCTGGAAACGCTTCGTGCGATGCCTCATCGCAAAAAGTTCGAGGGCAAGAGCATCGAAGGCTTGAGCCAGGCGGTGCAAGCTGTCTTCCAAGCCTTTCCGGAGTTCAGTCGGGTCTCTCCTGCTACGCTCGAGCAAATGAAAGCCAAGATCGCGGCGGCCGTTCGTGACTGGGAATGGGGGAGCGTCACTGTCGGGGAAGTCGGGATGCTGGCGAGCGCTGCCTTTGGGCGTGCCGAGGAACTCGACACGCAGACACTCAGTTTCGTGCGACGGGAAGTCCAAGCCACAACCAATCCGGTGCTTCTCGACGCGGCTGCTGAAGGGTATTTCGCGGGATGGTCACGCGGCGGTCAACTGACGCGATGGCTGGCCAGCATCATGCAGGAACGGTCGTCACATCTGTCGAAGCGCTGGCAGAGTGTTTTCGTATCCATCCCGCAGGCGCTTGATGCAAACCACGCTCCCGAGCACCTTGCCGAGCGAATGGTCATGGAGCCTGACCCGTATCGATGGCTGGCGGGGGCAGGCGTCGCCTCGCCTCACTCGGGTAACCTGATGCAGGAACTGCATCAGGCTTGGTTGCGGACGCTCCCCGAGATCAAGACTGATGCGCAGGTCGCGCACGTGTTCCGATGGATACTGCCCGAAGGTCGAGCGAGGGCGAGCGATAAAATGGCCGCCAGTGCCATTGAGAAGTTACTGAGTCCGTGGCTCCACAAAATGCCTGAACAGGAATACCGGAAGGCACTCCTGGATCGTATAACGGATGCATACGGAGATCCTCGAAATAAGCGCCCGGAGTTCTGGTCTCTTGTCAGTGCGCCGTGTCGAGGCGTGTTGGTGCGATGGCTTGCCGGGGCGAGTATGGATGCCCTGTTGTCGGTAATCACGAAATCGACTGCCAATCATATGTGGCCGCCACGGCATGATTTTTGGAAGGGGCTCTTCAACCGTGGCCTTGTCGACGAGGCATGGGTGGCGTTGTCGCCCGCTGCGGCTGCCATTGCTCAAGACATGTTCGCCAAATCCGTAAACGCCGCAAGCATGGCAGCAGGTAGGCAGACATCGAAAGCTCGCAAAGATACCTGTCTGCTCGTAATGCGTATAGGTCGATACATCGTGGTCGAAGGGTCACATGACTATCGTGTCCACATGTTCTCGGACGCAGATAGTCGCGCGCCGAAATTGTATCAGGCGAGCTATGACGCTGAGGCTCTTATCCTTGGGGCCGGCCATCCCGACACAAGAATTCATGATCAACCCGGACATTGGAAGAGATGGGTGGAGGAGCGGGTGGTCCGATGA
- a CDS encoding DEAD/DEAH box helicase, which translates to MIKFDFRADSQAAYVTVAPEKRGWLAAFRRREAVDLRALTKAERATALAVARLRHLDPLGELHQIAENGLVIRHPLVAQLDSNTASALGLPRLMTGYVFKAKLAGTVGSSDFGIDWWWEKNGRTVALPLQGAFLGSAAQMMRLPSQIYSAIEQANALKERSSVTDHWLELGKFRRLFDASDEPASRENLEGFLRNLSVVTCDSVGIAFDAEDETKFFPLPFVGSPEPDPDRDTADVAALKGRELNEFRDGAIRRGAQPAYRVADGKFLIVDRSAAPVLDAIARNAKADEAGRRAFIADAGRIIQSAIERQMEDDGRITALMSPAARAERVEQETSRVWIETTEWVSRVLGVAKWQVTEIEGMQSSGTKWLNSSIDAELADRLSQIEDEQLAEVVEALRTAIAEHTPLITHEVGDIPAIAEVLEALSRRLAEYLRQKPIDAPSVSLDAYLPVTHDNFWEVDFKAAVRPRGNEAEFKFPEAVRTALQPHQLTSLKWQVAAWQAGIPGVLNADEQGLGKTLQTLSFVAWLRAEMDAGAVPHRPFLVVAPTSLLLNWEAEIDRHLSAQALGIPVRLYGSHLAEFKKEGLSGQDIREGEALLDLDKIRSLENGAPVVITTYQTLANFAISLMDLQCAVAIFDEIQFVKNPVTMRAKAAKSLNADFRIGLTGTPIENATKDLWALMDQLFPGALGALAQFKRVFGLPTEENMSALHHALFSGQHERPPLALRRLKTDAAPGLPTKVRILHPREMSEPQMLRYDEARRKGGMMLALLHHIRRISLHPGLLEGETTEEFSASAARVDAAMDILRHIKSKGERALVFVENRDVQAWFAEVVRLEFNLDTVMIINGDTTIDARKEITDRFQRHLTNDGGFDVLVLGPRAAGTGLTLTAANHVIHLSRWWNPAVEEQCNDRTHRIGQTKPVTVHIPLAVHTRLGAGSFDCLLQRLMKRKRTIADRVLWPAEATESETRMLYDAVVEASDVEVGSEALELDGVLEGRTDLTAEMLDGNAIRIRPRRGGASIVVSSGRTVPSSSIRSDTDAAVVSMQVHGVGKEMPVPHSRLTTGTLWPEFVLPE; encoded by the coding sequence ATGATCAAGTTTGATTTTCGAGCCGATAGCCAAGCCGCGTACGTCACCGTTGCGCCGGAAAAAAGAGGATGGCTTGCCGCATTCCGGCGCCGTGAGGCGGTCGATCTGCGGGCTCTGACGAAGGCGGAGCGCGCCACAGCGTTGGCCGTTGCTCGCCTGAGGCATCTGGATCCATTGGGTGAGCTGCATCAGATAGCCGAGAATGGTCTCGTTATCCGCCATCCGCTGGTGGCGCAGCTGGACTCGAACACCGCTTCAGCTCTTGGGCTTCCCCGTTTGATGACCGGTTATGTTTTCAAGGCGAAACTTGCCGGGACCGTTGGAAGCTCTGACTTCGGCATTGATTGGTGGTGGGAAAAGAACGGTCGGACGGTTGCCTTGCCGCTTCAGGGAGCTTTTCTCGGCTCCGCTGCGCAGATGATGCGACTGCCAAGCCAGATCTATTCCGCCATCGAGCAGGCGAATGCCCTCAAGGAGCGATCATCGGTTACCGATCATTGGCTGGAATTGGGGAAGTTCCGCCGCCTGTTTGACGCGTCGGATGAACCAGCATCGCGGGAGAACCTGGAAGGATTCCTGCGCAACCTTTCGGTGGTTACCTGTGACTCGGTCGGTATCGCGTTCGATGCCGAAGATGAGACGAAGTTCTTCCCGCTTCCTTTCGTCGGTTCGCCTGAACCGGATCCCGACAGAGACACCGCCGATGTCGCCGCCCTCAAAGGCCGCGAGCTGAATGAATTTCGTGACGGGGCCATTCGACGAGGAGCTCAGCCGGCCTACCGGGTTGCCGACGGCAAGTTCCTGATAGTTGATCGCTCCGCCGCACCTGTCCTTGATGCCATCGCAAGGAATGCAAAGGCAGATGAAGCGGGGCGACGCGCATTTATTGCAGACGCTGGCCGGATAATACAATCGGCGATCGAGCGTCAGATGGAAGACGACGGGCGCATAACCGCCCTCATGAGCCCGGCTGCCAGGGCAGAAAGGGTCGAGCAGGAAACTTCTCGAGTGTGGATCGAGACCACCGAATGGGTGTCTCGCGTCCTCGGCGTCGCCAAATGGCAGGTGACGGAAATCGAAGGGATGCAGAGTTCAGGGACGAAATGGTTGAATTCCTCCATCGATGCTGAGCTGGCCGATCGTCTTTCTCAGATCGAGGATGAACAGCTAGCAGAAGTCGTCGAGGCCCTCCGTACCGCAATCGCCGAGCACACACCTTTGATCACGCACGAGGTTGGCGACATACCTGCGATCGCCGAAGTCCTTGAAGCGCTGTCGAGACGGTTGGCTGAGTACTTGAGGCAGAAGCCAATCGATGCACCTTCTGTTTCGCTGGATGCATACCTGCCGGTGACGCACGACAACTTCTGGGAGGTCGACTTCAAGGCCGCGGTACGCCCGCGGGGAAACGAGGCAGAGTTCAAGTTTCCCGAAGCCGTCAGGACCGCACTGCAGCCCCATCAGCTGACCTCGCTCAAATGGCAGGTTGCGGCTTGGCAGGCAGGTATTCCCGGCGTTCTGAACGCCGATGAGCAAGGGTTGGGAAAAACGCTTCAGACGCTGTCATTCGTGGCATGGCTCAGGGCTGAGATGGATGCCGGCGCCGTTCCGCACCGACCTTTCCTTGTTGTGGCTCCAACGTCGCTGCTTCTGAACTGGGAAGCGGAGATAGATCGACACCTCTCCGCTCAGGCTCTCGGAATTCCGGTGCGGTTGTATGGCTCCCATTTGGCCGAGTTCAAAAAGGAAGGTCTCTCGGGGCAAGACATCCGCGAGGGCGAAGCATTGCTGGACCTGGACAAGATCCGGTCTCTCGAGAATGGCGCGCCCGTTGTGATAACCACCTACCAGACGCTCGCGAACTTCGCGATCAGCCTGATGGATCTCCAATGCGCGGTGGCGATTTTCGATGAGATCCAGTTCGTCAAAAACCCGGTGACAATGCGAGCCAAGGCGGCAAAATCGCTCAATGCGGATTTCCGGATCGGACTGACCGGGACACCGATCGAGAACGCGACCAAAGACCTCTGGGCGTTGATGGACCAACTCTTCCCTGGGGCGCTCGGTGCATTGGCGCAGTTCAAACGGGTCTTCGGTCTCCCCACGGAAGAGAATATGTCGGCCCTTCACCACGCTTTGTTCTCAGGGCAGCATGAGCGTCCGCCCTTAGCGCTCAGGCGATTGAAGACCGATGCCGCCCCTGGGCTGCCCACAAAGGTGCGGATCTTGCATCCTCGCGAGATGTCCGAACCTCAGATGCTGAGATACGACGAGGCTCGCCGCAAGGGCGGCATGATGCTCGCGCTCCTTCATCACATCCGGCGGATATCGTTGCATCCCGGTCTGCTGGAAGGCGAAACCACAGAGGAGTTCAGCGCTTCGGCGGCACGCGTCGACGCGGCGATGGACATTCTGCGTCATATCAAATCAAAGGGCGAGCGTGCTCTTGTATTCGTCGAGAACCGAGATGTCCAAGCCTGGTTCGCCGAAGTTGTGCGGTTGGAATTCAATCTCGACACTGTGATGATCATCAACGGCGACACGACCATCGACGCCCGTAAGGAAATCACCGACCGCTTCCAACGACACCTAACGAACGACGGTGGGTTCGACGTCCTGGTGCTTGGACCAAGAGCCGCAGGCACCGGGCTGACACTCACCGCAGCCAATCATGTCATTCACCTGAGCCGTTGGTGGAACCCCGCAGTCGAAGAGCAGTGCAATGACCGCACCCACCGCATCGGTCAAACGAAGCCTGTTACGGTTCATATTCCGCTCGCAGTTCACACACGGCTGGGCGCGGGCTCTTTCGACTGTCTTCTGCAGCGCCTCATGAAGCGGAAACGTACGATCGCAGATCGCGTTCTCTGGCCAGCCGAGGCCACCGAGAGCGAGACTAGGATGCTCTACGACGCGGTCGTCGAAGCTTCGGATGTAGAGGTTGGGAGCGAAGCGCTGGAGTTGGATGGCGTACTCGAGGGCAGAACCGACCTGACCGCCGAGATGCTGGACGGGAATGCAATCCGCATACGTCCTCGGCGCGGCGGAGCGTCAATTGTCGTCTCGAGTGGCCGGACTGTCCCATCGAGTTCCATCCGTTCCGATACCGATGCCGCCGTTGTATCGATGCAGGTGCATGGGGTTGGCAAGGAGATGCCGGTCCCGCATTCCAGACTGACGACCGGTACGCTTTGGCCAGAGTTCGTCCTGCCTGAGTAA
- a CDS encoding helicase, with protein sequence MVETTGPRKNALEHEGAALGRLHARSNNRKALAYWLGFLKGILASNKVETAEYAPLAVEAQNFLSLLHDPDALELIEDLRIWKNEPNEIYEIVENIVAMRSRDFVVESEKDEINELYGFCAGIACDNRICLEEIESLLTKLESYPRVQGDRRVLNLKAAAQRSIADGRITAEESDDICTWITHLVGDSATDTGIATFGNVGVLEGALEDHNDIVFDQRMFVLTGKFTLGPRKAIHGMIADRGGDFKSSVCRNTNYLCVAAEASRDWRHSHEGLKIMKAIELRAEGRGPELVHEGILTRALSR encoded by the coding sequence ATGGTTGAAACAACGGGTCCGCGGAAAAATGCACTCGAACACGAAGGAGCGGCGCTCGGTCGACTTCACGCGAGATCGAACAATAGAAAGGCCCTCGCATACTGGCTGGGTTTTCTAAAAGGGATCCTTGCAAGCAATAAAGTCGAGACCGCCGAGTACGCCCCGCTTGCAGTGGAAGCTCAGAACTTCCTCAGTCTCCTTCACGATCCCGATGCGCTTGAGCTCATTGAGGACCTCCGCATATGGAAGAACGAGCCGAATGAAATATACGAGATCGTCGAGAATATTGTAGCCATGCGCTCGCGAGATTTCGTCGTCGAGAGCGAAAAGGATGAGATCAACGAGCTCTATGGATTTTGCGCCGGTATTGCCTGTGACAATCGCATCTGCCTCGAAGAGATAGAGAGCTTGCTCACAAAGCTGGAAAGCTATCCACGGGTACAGGGAGATCGGCGGGTACTCAACCTCAAGGCAGCCGCGCAACGGTCAATCGCCGACGGGAGGATCACGGCCGAGGAATCGGACGACATTTGCACCTGGATCACTCATCTGGTCGGGGACAGCGCAACTGACACAGGGATTGCGACCTTCGGGAATGTCGGCGTCCTCGAGGGTGCGCTTGAAGACCACAACGACATAGTCTTCGACCAACGGATGTTCGTACTGACCGGGAAGTTCACCCTTGGTCCCAGGAAGGCGATTCATGGGATGATTGCCGATCGAGGCGGCGACTTCAAAAGCAGTGTCTGCAGAAACACAAATTATCTCTGCGTGGCCGCAGAAGCATCCCGAGATTGGCGGCATAGCCACGAAGGCTTAAAGATTATGAAGGCCATTGAACTACGAGCAGAAGGCCGCGGCCCAGAGCTCGTACATGAGGGAATCCTGACGCGAGCGCTGTCTCGATAG
- a CDS encoding DEAD/DEAH box helicase, with the protein MICTLIKEGKKVGITANSHKVIRNLIDKVIEVARESDAKVQAGQKISSKTENTDDIHFFTDNGEAVTAITSGEVQVLGGTAFFWAREDAAGTIDVLFVDEAAQMSLANVLSVSQAGPTLVLLGDPQQLEQPTQGSHPDGTDVSALDHLLCGHKTILPEQGLFLEVTWRLHPDITAFNSELFYEGKLQSEADCHRQSTTSTGPFTGTGLRYVPVAHFGNQSRSLEEAAAVERIVETLLGSGVHWTDRKGVSRPLALEDIIIIAPYNAHVFEIQKRLPEAHVGTVDKFQGQEAPIAIYSMATSTHADAPRGMEFLYSSNRLNVAISRAKCMAILVASPDLFETECKTPRQMQLANAFCRYLEMARLVELQATPSASSTLSESGVRCVSDF; encoded by the coding sequence ATGATCTGCACATTGATCAAAGAAGGCAAAAAGGTCGGGATCACGGCCAACAGCCACAAGGTCATCCGCAACCTGATCGACAAGGTGATTGAAGTCGCGAGGGAAAGCGACGCCAAAGTTCAGGCAGGCCAGAAGATCTCTTCGAAAACAGAAAACACCGACGATATCCATTTCTTCACGGACAATGGCGAAGCCGTCACCGCGATCACGTCCGGGGAAGTGCAGGTACTGGGCGGAACGGCGTTCTTCTGGGCCCGCGAGGACGCGGCTGGCACCATCGACGTTCTGTTCGTCGACGAGGCTGCGCAAATGTCGCTTGCGAATGTGCTGTCCGTCTCGCAGGCTGGGCCGACACTGGTACTTCTTGGGGATCCGCAGCAACTGGAGCAACCAACCCAGGGCTCTCATCCCGACGGTACGGACGTGTCTGCACTCGATCACCTTCTTTGCGGCCACAAGACGATCCTGCCGGAGCAAGGCCTCTTCCTGGAAGTAACCTGGCGGCTGCACCCAGACATCACCGCGTTCAACTCCGAGCTATTCTACGAGGGCAAGCTCCAGTCGGAGGCCGACTGTCACAGGCAATCCACGACGTCGACCGGGCCATTCACCGGAACAGGTCTGCGTTACGTCCCCGTTGCCCATTTTGGCAACCAGTCGCGATCCCTCGAAGAAGCCGCCGCGGTAGAGCGGATCGTCGAAACACTGCTTGGCTCCGGGGTGCACTGGACCGATCGGAAAGGTGTGTCCCGACCGCTGGCGTTAGAGGACATCATCATCATCGCCCCCTACAACGCACATGTGTTCGAGATCCAGAAACGCCTTCCGGAAGCACACGTTGGCACGGTCGACAAATTCCAGGGGCAAGAGGCTCCTATCGCCATCTACTCGATGGCCACATCCACACATGCGGACGCACCGCGCGGAATGGAGTTCCTGTACAGCTCGAACCGTCTGAACGTGGCGATCAGCCGCGCGAAATGCATGGCCATCCTCGTCGCCTCACCGGACCTGTTCGAGACGGAATGCAAGACGCCTCGCCAGATGCAACTGGCGAATGCCTTCTGCAGATATCTTGAAATGGCGAGGCTTGTCGAATTGCAGGCGACGCCTTCGGCCTCTTCGACACTTTCGGAAAGCGGTGTGCGGTGTGTCTCGGACTTTTGA
- a CDS encoding TM0106 family RecB-like putative nuclease, with translation MTYPLTLQLSLYADLLRVMQGIAPENVYVVVPWANFVPQTFRVADYGAFFRKARRAAEEATGAGSGEHYPEPTEHCDICRWADACQTRWRKDDHLSLVANISKSQIAELRAHAVSTTKALAQLPSPFPWKPDRGSAASFEKTRAQAHIQVSAREAGELLYDLLEVVPDTGLCRLPEPSLGDIFFDIEGDPFIGEHGLEYLFGYHYRNEAGDYVRLANWAFDRNTEKAIFERFMDFVTSRREQFPDLHIYHYAPYEPATLKRLMGRYATRESEVDRLLRGNVLVDLYTVVRNAVRASVESYSIKKLEAFYGFVRATPLREANVALTALQVALQVNDVVSVSDEIKAVVATYNDDDCRSTEALRDWLEQLRTEIIASGTAVERPAPEKDEPSEDLSESEARVAALIGALTYNVPVDVAERTAAEHGKWILAYCLDWHRREAKSNWWEYFRLGDLTSEELLDEKAGLGGPI, from the coding sequence ATGACCTACCCGCTTACGCTCCAGCTGAGTTTGTACGCCGATCTCCTCCGGGTGATGCAGGGTATCGCGCCTGAGAACGTCTACGTTGTGGTGCCTTGGGCGAATTTTGTTCCGCAGACATTCCGCGTCGCGGACTATGGTGCTTTCTTCCGAAAGGCACGGAGGGCGGCGGAGGAGGCCACCGGCGCCGGTTCGGGCGAACACTATCCGGAACCCACTGAACATTGCGACATTTGCCGATGGGCCGATGCATGCCAGACTCGCTGGCGGAAGGACGACCATCTGTCCCTTGTCGCGAACATCTCAAAATCGCAGATCGCGGAGCTACGCGCACACGCTGTATCAACGACAAAGGCGTTGGCACAGCTCCCTTCCCCGTTTCCGTGGAAGCCGGACCGTGGCTCCGCCGCGAGTTTCGAGAAGACCAGGGCACAAGCGCACATCCAAGTGAGCGCGCGCGAAGCGGGCGAGCTGCTTTACGATCTGCTCGAAGTCGTACCGGACACCGGCCTTTGTCGCCTGCCCGAGCCATCGTTAGGTGACATTTTTTTCGACATCGAAGGCGATCCATTCATCGGAGAGCACGGGCTCGAATACCTTTTCGGATACCACTACCGCAACGAGGCCGGAGACTACGTGCGGTTAGCCAACTGGGCGTTCGACCGTAACACGGAGAAGGCCATCTTCGAGCGGTTCATGGATTTTGTCACTTCGCGTCGCGAGCAGTTCCCGGACCTCCACATCTATCACTATGCGCCATATGAGCCGGCGACGTTGAAGCGCCTAATGGGGCGCTATGCCACGCGCGAAAGCGAAGTCGACCGACTGTTGCGCGGCAACGTCCTCGTCGATCTTTACACTGTGGTGCGCAATGCCGTCCGAGCGAGTGTCGAGAGCTATTCGATCAAGAAGTTAGAAGCGTTTTACGGGTTCGTCCGCGCCACGCCTTTGCGGGAGGCGAACGTTGCGCTCACGGCGCTGCAGGTGGCGCTGCAGGTCAACGACGTTGTCTCGGTCTCCGACGAGATCAAGGCGGTCGTGGCCACTTACAACGATGACGATTGCCGCTCCACGGAAGCCTTGCGCGACTGGCTGGAACAATTGCGCACGGAGATCATTGCTTCCGGCACCGCTGTCGAGCGCCCCGCGCCCGAAAAGGATGAACCGAGCGAAGACTTGTCGGAGAGCGAGGCACGCGTTGCGGCGCTCATTGGGGCCCTCACCTACAACGTCCCTGTCGACGTAGCCGAAAGGACCGCAGCCGAACACGGAAAGTGGATTTTGGCCTATTGCCTGGATTGGCATCGACGTGAGGCAAAGTCGAATTGGTGGGAATACTTCCGTCTTGGCGACCTGACATCGGAGGAACTGCTCGACGAAAAAGCAGGATTGGGCGGCCCTATATGA
- a CDS encoding transposase, producing MSDSVNHHRTFEVLTAEPVRSRRKPRHWSDEEKAQLVAEALSPGANVSAIARSQGLDPSQLYAWRRKALSSGMVAPLTEGPSAPVKFTRFEAVSSSMVEIVVGDVVVRAGGDVDADHLAKILRVVRTA from the coding sequence ATGAGCGACAGTGTGAATCATCATCGAACATTCGAGGTCCTGACGGCCGAGCCGGTGCGGTCTCGACGCAAGCCACGTCATTGGTCGGACGAAGAGAAGGCGCAGCTTGTCGCTGAGGCGCTCTCGCCGGGAGCCAATGTGTCGGCGATTGCCCGGTCTCAGGGATTGGACCCGTCGCAGCTCTATGCGTGGCGTCGTAAGGCGCTTTCGTCAGGAATGGTCGCGCCATTGACGGAGGGACCGAGCGCGCCAGTCAAGTTCACGCGCTTTGAGGCGGTGAGCAGTTCAATGGTGGAAATCGTCGTGGGCGATGTCGTGGTGCGCGCCGGCGGCGATGTCGATGCCGATCACTTGGCCAAGATTCTCCGGGTGGTCCGCACGGCATGA
- the tnpB gene encoding IS66 family insertion sequence element accessory protein TnpB (TnpB, as the term is used for proteins encoded by IS66 family insertion elements, is considered an accessory protein, since TnpC, encoded by a neighboring gene, is a DDE family transposase.): protein MIASGVVVYVSCQPVDFRKGAASLMALVRDGGLDPFNGSLYVFRSKRADRVRIVWWDGSGVCLYSKTLEEQGFCWPGISAARMRLDHPQLMALLAGLDWKKIRPAKIRRPLLTG, encoded by the coding sequence ATGATCGCTTCCGGTGTGGTGGTTTACGTGTCGTGCCAGCCGGTCGACTTCCGCAAGGGCGCAGCGTCTTTGATGGCGCTGGTCCGAGATGGCGGTCTCGACCCTTTCAATGGCTCGCTTTACGTGTTCCGGTCGAAGCGGGCGGACCGGGTTCGCATTGTCTGGTGGGATGGCTCAGGCGTCTGCCTCTATTCGAAAACCCTGGAAGAGCAAGGCTTCTGCTGGCCGGGCATATCGGCGGCGCGGATGCGTCTGGACCATCCGCAACTGATGGCGCTTCTGGCTGGGCTCGATTGGAAAAAGATCCGCCCGGCCAAGATCAGGCGGCCGTTGTTGACGGGCTGA